The following are from one region of the Ketobacter sp. MCCC 1A13808 genome:
- a CDS encoding phage integrase N-terminal domain-containing protein, with protein MKDLNYQLKDLCQRNQDGSRATQAERFQLLQTMANHLNELGYRRMEAKSLKPKHVDALVTKYLEEGLTPGTIKNRLAALRWWAEKIGKQNVVAKDNAYYGIDSRVFVTNVSKARDLDQELLEKISDPHLRISLELQKAFGLRREEAIKFSPDYADRNTYIRLKSTWCKGGRAREIPIRTDEQRDVLRRARLVAGKGSLIPSHLMYVQQMRLYERETQKAGLSKLHGLRHRYAQERYYELTGKQAPACGGPSSSELTEEERANDQVARWAISQELGHEREQITAVYLGR; from the coding sequence GTGAAAGATCTCAATTATCAATTAAAGGATTTATGTCAGCGCAATCAAGATGGCAGTCGCGCCACACAAGCTGAACGCTTTCAGTTGTTACAAACGATGGCGAATCATCTTAATGAATTGGGCTATCGGCGAATGGAGGCGAAATCTCTCAAGCCTAAGCATGTCGATGCTTTGGTCACCAAATACCTCGAAGAAGGGCTGACTCCCGGTACGATCAAAAATCGTCTTGCAGCGTTGCGTTGGTGGGCTGAAAAAATCGGTAAGCAAAATGTAGTTGCTAAGGACAATGCCTATTACGGCATTGACTCTCGGGTCTTTGTCACTAACGTGTCGAAAGCGCGTGACCTGGATCAGGAGCTGCTCGAAAAAATCAGCGATCCACATTTAAGAATCAGCCTGGAACTGCAAAAAGCCTTTGGCCTGAGGCGGGAAGAAGCAATTAAGTTCAGTCCGGACTACGCAGACCGAAATACCTACATTCGTTTGAAATCTACCTGGTGTAAAGGAGGGCGGGCACGAGAAATTCCTATTCGAACCGACGAGCAGCGGGATGTTCTCCGGCGGGCACGATTGGTAGCCGGGAAAGGTTCATTGATTCCATCCCACCTGATGTATGTTCAGCAAATGCGCCTCTATGAACGTGAGACGCAAAAGGCAGGGCTATCCAAGTTGCATGGTTTGCGTCACCGCTATGCGCAAGAGCGATATTACGAACTCACCGGAAAGCAGGCACCCGCCTGTGGTGGCCCATCTAGCAGTGAACTCACTGAAGAAGAACGCGCGAATGATCAGGTGGCTCGCTGGGCGATTTCTCAGGAGCTCGGTCATGAGCGTGAGCAAATCACGGCGGTGTATCTCGGGCGGTAA
- a CDS encoding cation diffusion facilitator family transporter, whose protein sequence is MGMHSHEHGVDRKLSIAVLINILLTVAQVVGGVLSGSLSLVADALHNLSDAGAIVIAVIARKIGNKNANESMTYGYKRAEILGVLINSTTLIVIGLYLIYEAFNKFFNPTPIDGWIVFWVAGFALVIDIGTAFLTYSAGARENMNIRAAFIHNVSDALASVAVIVAGVMIILYQLYVVDVIATIAISVYVIYHGIVLLKKCILILMQAVPEGISINDIKCTLNDIEGVDQVEHVHVWQLDENRLFFEGHLSLRGTDRATIKSAVRSALKQNFGITHCTIEEI, encoded by the coding sequence ATGGGAATGCATAGTCATGAGCACGGGGTAGACCGGAAATTATCCATCGCTGTTTTAATCAATATTTTACTAACGGTGGCTCAAGTAGTCGGGGGAGTGTTATCCGGTAGTTTGTCACTAGTTGCAGATGCCCTGCATAATTTGAGTGATGCAGGAGCAATAGTCATTGCTGTAATCGCTAGAAAAATAGGCAATAAGAATGCGAATGAGAGCATGACCTATGGCTATAAGCGCGCTGAGATTCTGGGTGTTCTCATTAATAGCACAACGTTAATTGTCATTGGCCTCTATCTGATCTATGAGGCTTTTAACAAATTCTTTAATCCGACACCTATTGATGGTTGGATAGTGTTTTGGGTGGCTGGATTTGCTTTAGTTATTGATATTGGGACGGCATTTCTAACCTATTCTGCTGGGGCTAGGGAAAATATGAATATTCGAGCGGCGTTTATTCACAACGTATCCGATGCGCTGGCTTCTGTTGCGGTGATTGTCGCCGGTGTCATGATTATTCTTTATCAACTGTATGTCGTGGATGTTATTGCGACGATAGCCATATCTGTCTACGTTATTTATCACGGTATAGTATTGCTAAAAAAATGCATTTTGATTCTCATGCAGGCAGTCCCGGAGGGGATCAGTATTAATGACATCAAATGTACTTTGAATGATATTGAAGGGGTTGATCAGGTAGAGCATGTGCATGTTTGGCAGCTGGATGAAAATAGGTTGTTTTTTGAAGGACATTTATCTTTAAGGGGGACTGATCGAGCTACCATTAAATCGGCGGTTAGGTCAGCATTAAAACAGAATTTCGGAATTACTCATTGCACTATAGAAGAAATATAG
- a CDS encoding MgtC/SapB family protein — protein sequence MFELDWALEFSMTGRLLFAGFLGALIGLERELHKNSAGIRTYAAISMGACTFGLVSMHVDAPDPTRIAAQVVSGIGFVGAGIIFKSEDKISGLTTAATIWATAAVGLAVAFKMLLLPVLSAVLLFGLLALHHLPILSQKE from the coding sequence ATGTTTGAACTGGATTGGGCTTTAGAATTTAGTATGACCGGCAGATTACTATTTGCAGGTTTTTTAGGAGCATTGATTGGACTGGAACGTGAGTTACATAAAAATTCTGCCGGTATTCGAACCTATGCAGCTATTTCTATGGGAGCTTGCACTTTCGGATTAGTGTCCATGCATGTTGATGCGCCTGATCCTACCCGAATCGCGGCTCAGGTGGTATCAGGAATAGGTTTTGTCGGAGCGGGCATTATTTTTAAGTCCGAAGATAAGATAAGCGGCTTGACTACTGCCGCAACGATTTGGGCAACAGCTGCGGTGGGCCTTGCTGTTGCTTTCAAAATGCTACTACTACCGGTGCTGTCTGCAGTACTGCTGTTCGGATTATTGGCGCTCCATCACCTGCCTATATTAAGTCAAAAGGAATAG
- a CDS encoding efflux RND transporter permease subunit, with product MIESILRLSIERRWLMLSLILVLLGSGIWSYQQLPIDAVPDITNVQVQINTEAPGYSPLESEQRITYPVETALAGIPNLSYTRSLSRYGLSQVTVVFEEGTDLYFARNLINERLGVIKSSLPPGLEPSMGPIATGLGEIFSYTVEAEPGAVQANGSPYDATALREIQDWIIKPQLALVPGITEINTIGGYDKQYHVTPKPQAMLAFGVSLDDIGDALRSNNNNRGAGYVERNGQQLLVRSPGQLQAIVDIEQVVIKDIDGVPVKIADVAGVAIGKELRTGAATRDGKETVLGTAMMLVGENSRTVALAVAERLEQIQKTLPDGIKLDTVYDRTVLVDKAIGTVQKNLVEGALLVIAVLFLLLGNIRAALITAAVIPLAMLATITGMVKAGVSANLMSLGALDFGLIVDGAVIIVENAIRRLAEAQRRNGGKQPLKERLQLVFEATNEVIRPSLFGVMIITVVYIPLFSLTGVEGKMFHPMAATVVMALLAALVLSLTLVPAAIAVFMTGNISEKENRVVSAAKSLYEPALKGAMKLRWWVLSAALSLVVFSGWLSTTLGSEFIPQLKEGDIALHAMRIPGTGLEQAVSMQFQLEERIMEFPQVDKVFAKIGTPEVATDPMPPNVADNFVMLKPRDQWPDPTMTQTELVREIEAAVKQLPGNNYEFTQPIQMRFNELISGVRADLGIKVFGDDLEQLEVSAEEILTVIESMPGAADARVEQVSGLPMLSVVPKRLAIARYGLNVMMVQDLVAAAIGGEPAGLIFEGDRRFELIVRLPESIRRDLDGLSELPVPLRNGGYVPLSEVATLDIAPAPNQISRENGKRRVVVTTNVRGRDLGSFVAEVKTRIAQEVDLPAGYWLDYGGTFEQLESATQRLSIVVPITLVVILGLLVMAFNSFKDAAIIFTGVPLALTGGVISLWLRDMPLSISAGVGFIALSGVAVLNGLVMLAFIRDLWHERGDLASAVIDGALIRLRPVLMTALVASLGFVPMALNTGTGAEVQRPLATVVIGGIVSSTILTLFVLPILYRLAHGREKV from the coding sequence ATGATTGAATCAATTTTGCGCCTCTCGATCGAGAGGCGTTGGTTAATGCTATCCCTGATACTGGTGCTGTTAGGTTCTGGTATTTGGAGCTACCAACAGCTACCCATCGATGCAGTACCCGATATCACCAATGTCCAGGTGCAGATTAACACTGAAGCACCTGGGTATTCCCCGCTGGAATCTGAGCAACGTATTACCTATCCGGTTGAGACTGCTTTGGCGGGTATCCCCAATCTTTCTTATACTCGCTCGCTATCCCGTTATGGCTTGTCGCAAGTCACGGTGGTGTTTGAAGAAGGAACCGACCTGTATTTTGCCCGCAATCTGATTAATGAGAGACTGGGCGTTATCAAGAGTTCATTGCCGCCAGGCCTTGAGCCATCGATGGGGCCTATCGCGACCGGCTTGGGCGAGATATTTTCCTACACGGTGGAAGCTGAACCTGGTGCGGTACAGGCCAACGGCAGCCCCTACGATGCCACGGCATTGCGGGAAATTCAGGACTGGATTATCAAGCCGCAGCTGGCACTTGTGCCAGGCATTACCGAGATCAACACCATCGGTGGTTATGATAAGCAATACCATGTTACGCCCAAACCACAGGCGATGTTGGCTTTTGGTGTATCGTTGGACGACATTGGTGATGCTCTTCGCAGCAATAACAACAACCGTGGAGCCGGTTATGTTGAACGTAACGGCCAGCAGTTGTTGGTGCGTTCGCCAGGGCAGCTACAGGCGATTGTCGATATCGAGCAAGTCGTCATCAAAGACATTGACGGTGTGCCTGTAAAAATTGCTGATGTTGCCGGTGTAGCGATCGGCAAGGAATTACGCACCGGGGCTGCTACCCGCGATGGCAAAGAAACCGTATTGGGTACCGCTATGATGTTAGTGGGTGAAAACTCCCGGACTGTTGCCCTTGCAGTTGCTGAGCGGTTGGAGCAGATACAGAAAACTCTTCCTGACGGTATCAAGTTGGACACTGTGTATGACCGCACAGTGCTAGTGGATAAAGCCATTGGTACCGTGCAGAAAAACCTAGTGGAGGGGGCGTTACTGGTTATCGCGGTGTTGTTCTTGTTGCTGGGTAATATCCGTGCGGCTTTGATTACAGCCGCAGTGATTCCGCTAGCGATGCTGGCGACTATCACAGGCATGGTTAAAGCTGGCGTGTCGGCGAACCTGATGAGCCTGGGTGCGCTGGACTTTGGCCTGATCGTGGATGGGGCGGTGATCATCGTTGAGAACGCGATTCGCCGTCTGGCTGAAGCGCAGCGCAGAAACGGTGGCAAGCAGCCGTTGAAAGAGCGCTTGCAGTTGGTGTTTGAAGCGACTAATGAGGTCATCCGGCCTAGCCTGTTCGGTGTAATGATTATCACGGTAGTGTATATACCACTATTTTCCCTCACAGGTGTAGAAGGGAAAATGTTCCACCCTATGGCGGCAACAGTAGTCATGGCACTGCTGGCGGCTTTGGTGCTATCGCTGACGCTTGTACCTGCAGCCATTGCCGTGTTTATGACGGGTAATATCAGTGAAAAGGAAAACCGTGTTGTTAGCGCGGCTAAATCCTTATATGAGCCGGCATTAAAAGGGGCGATGAAACTGCGTTGGTGGGTGTTGTCAGCGGCGTTATCACTGGTAGTTTTCAGCGGTTGGTTGTCAACAACACTGGGCTCTGAGTTTATCCCACAACTTAAAGAAGGTGATATTGCTCTGCACGCTATGCGTATACCCGGTACTGGCCTGGAGCAGGCTGTCAGTATGCAATTTCAGCTGGAGGAGCGGATTATGGAGTTCCCTCAGGTGGATAAGGTGTTTGCCAAAATTGGCACTCCTGAAGTGGCTACCGATCCCATGCCGCCTAATGTAGCGGACAACTTTGTGATGCTGAAGCCGCGCGATCAATGGCCCGATCCAACGATGACTCAGACGGAGTTGGTCAGGGAGATTGAGGCGGCGGTTAAACAATTACCGGGTAACAACTATGAGTTCACACAGCCGATCCAGATGCGATTCAATGAACTGATTTCTGGTGTGCGTGCCGATTTGGGGATTAAAGTGTTTGGCGACGATCTTGAGCAGCTGGAGGTATCAGCTGAAGAGATTTTAACCGTGATCGAATCCATGCCGGGGGCAGCCGATGCGAGAGTAGAACAGGTATCCGGTCTACCCATGCTGTCGGTGGTGCCCAAACGCTTGGCGATTGCCCGATATGGACTGAATGTGATGATGGTGCAAGACCTAGTGGCAGCGGCGATCGGTGGTGAGCCAGCAGGACTGATCTTTGAAGGTGACCGGCGCTTTGAATTGATCGTTCGTCTGCCTGAGTCTATACGCAGGGACTTGGATGGACTCAGCGAGCTGCCTGTGCCCTTGCGCAATGGCGGTTATGTGCCGCTTTCTGAGGTGGCGACATTGGATATCGCACCAGCACCTAACCAGATCAGCCGTGAAAACGGCAAGCGCCGCGTTGTGGTCACAACCAATGTGAGAGGACGAGATCTCGGTTCCTTTGTTGCAGAGGTTAAAACCCGTATTGCACAAGAGGTCGATCTACCAGCCGGCTATTGGCTGGATTACGGCGGGACCTTTGAGCAACTGGAGTCGGCCACTCAGCGTCTGTCGATAGTGGTGCCAATTACCTTGGTTGTTATTCTAGGTTTATTGGTGATGGCGTTTAATTCGTTTAAAGATGCAGCCATTATCTTTACCGGCGTTCCGCTGGCCCTGACCGGTGGTGTTATTTCACTTTGGCTCCGGGATATGCCTTTGTCGATTTCTGCCGGGGTAGGATTTATCGCCCTGTCTGGCGTCGCCGTTCTAAACGGGTTGGTGATGTTAGCATTTATCCGCGATCTTTGGCATGAGCGGGGCGACCTGGCCTCAGCTGTTATCGATGGTGCTTTAATTCGACTACGCCCTGTTCTGATGACAGCTTTGGTTGCCAGTCTGGGCTTTGTGCCTATGGCGCTCAACACAGGTACCGGTGCAGAAGTGCAACGACCGCTGGCAACGGTTGTGATTGGCGGTATTGTATCGTCAACCATACTGACCTTGTTTGTGCTACCTATCCTGTATCGGTTGGCGCATGGGCGTGAAAAAGTATAA
- a CDS encoding efflux RND transporter periplasmic adaptor subunit, with the protein MNICILKKKGSLGLVIGFVALLTVSLVANSESDDHAQHGHESHDHAKQDYEEHQGDDHEEHQGDDHEEGHEEENEEHGHEGGDLEDQEGVVEIADAMASKAGISTAVAGPGEINKTLTVYGRVIADPGRISHIRARFPGTITQVNVSIGERVEKGQKLAEVESNESLKRYVLKAPFSGIITARHASQGEATEEQALFTVANFDQVWAEFQIFPGQMSRIALGQPVTMSVESEQTTSTIKHLIPSDSGQPFVLARAAIDNKQGRWTPGLLLQGLVSVEQVQASLRVDNRSLQTFENRTVVFVKEGERYEARPVTLGRSDSRFTEVLDGLKPGDEYVVINSYLIKADLEKSGASHDH; encoded by the coding sequence ATGAATATTTGTATTTTGAAAAAAAAGGGTTCGTTGGGGTTGGTCATCGGTTTTGTAGCGTTGCTCACAGTGAGCCTGGTCGCCAACAGTGAAAGTGATGACCATGCGCAACACGGGCATGAGTCACATGACCATGCAAAGCAGGATTATGAAGAGCATCAGGGAGATGACCATGAAGAGCATCAGGGGGATGACCATGAAGAGGGTCATGAAGAAGAGAATGAGGAGCATGGTCATGAGGGGGGTGATCTAGAAGATCAAGAAGGCGTTGTTGAAATTGCTGACGCGATGGCTAGCAAAGCTGGTATTAGCACCGCCGTTGCAGGTCCTGGTGAAATCAACAAGACGCTGACCGTCTATGGTCGGGTGATTGCCGACCCGGGGCGTATCAGTCATATTCGTGCACGCTTTCCCGGTACGATTACACAGGTAAACGTCAGTATCGGCGAGCGTGTCGAAAAAGGGCAAAAGTTGGCAGAGGTGGAATCGAATGAAAGTCTCAAGCGCTATGTTTTAAAGGCGCCTTTTTCAGGGATTATTACGGCTCGTCATGCCTCACAGGGTGAAGCGACGGAGGAGCAGGCACTGTTCACGGTTGCTAACTTTGATCAGGTTTGGGCGGAGTTCCAGATATTCCCTGGCCAGATGAGCCGTATCGCCTTAGGCCAGCCGGTCACCATGTCAGTGGAATCTGAACAAACAACGTCCACGATCAAACACTTGATTCCCAGCGACAGTGGTCAACCGTTTGTTCTGGCTCGGGCAGCTATTGATAATAAGCAAGGACGTTGGACTCCTGGATTGTTATTACAAGGTCTGGTGAGCGTGGAGCAAGTACAAGCCTCCCTGCGAGTGGACAATCGCTCTTTACAAACGTTTGAAAACCGCACGGTTGTCTTTGTCAAAGAAGGTGAGCGCTACGAAGCACGACCGGTCACACTGGGTCGCAGTGACAGCCGCTTTACTGAGGTATTGGATGGACTGAAGCCTGGTGACGAATATGTTGTCATAAACAGCTATCTGATCAAAGCCGACTTGGAAAAATCCGGCGCTTCCCACGATCACTAA
- a CDS encoding TolC family protein → MLSIEHGAVVAPRSNRKRLGVGFALIGLLMLPVISLQAAENTITLQTAIQRTLVKNPSLKVFDFRQQALKGELATAELRPAYELDFGAENFAGSGDFNGFDQAELTISLSSALELGGKRDARVEVVNRGFSRFEAQRQADALDLSGEVTRRFIDVLAAQQRVALAEKADQLAKDALVAVKTRAKAGASPDAEVKRAEAAAAQAHLTVSAEKKQLSYLNVALGTLWGETRPDFNRAEGDLYRFSKDVAFEALYERVELNPAIQVFAAEERLKETELRLAKTQSRSDVNWSVGLRRFQETDDTAVVAGFSVPLFSGRRNSGAIRSATAARDVISVQREAALLAMRAQLYRAYSNRQQAIHTVDDLRKNIVPALEQALEGTQQAYERGRYSYVDYVSARQELLSARRTLIDAAAAALRYGADIEQLTAEPLTVEQYSFTNFQEAK, encoded by the coding sequence ATGCTAAGTATTGAACATGGGGCCGTAGTTGCGCCCCGAAGCAACCGAAAAAGGTTAGGAGTCGGCTTTGCCCTAATCGGTTTGCTGATGCTGCCCGTTATTTCATTGCAGGCAGCAGAGAACACAATCACATTGCAAACTGCGATACAACGTACCCTGGTCAAGAATCCGTCTTTGAAGGTTTTTGATTTTCGTCAGCAAGCGCTGAAAGGCGAGTTGGCTACGGCCGAGCTCCGACCAGCCTATGAACTGGACTTTGGGGCCGAGAACTTTGCGGGTTCGGGCGATTTTAATGGGTTTGACCAGGCGGAGCTGACGATCTCATTGTCATCAGCATTAGAGTTGGGTGGAAAGCGGGATGCGAGAGTCGAGGTTGTCAATCGTGGTTTCAGTCGGTTTGAAGCTCAAAGGCAAGCAGACGCTTTGGATTTATCGGGTGAGGTTACGCGCCGTTTCATTGATGTGTTAGCTGCACAGCAACGAGTGGCTTTGGCGGAGAAAGCGGATCAGCTGGCGAAGGACGCATTGGTGGCAGTCAAAACAAGGGCTAAGGCTGGCGCGTCACCGGATGCTGAAGTTAAGCGTGCCGAAGCAGCCGCAGCTCAGGCTCACCTTACGGTTTCAGCAGAAAAGAAACAGTTGAGTTACCTCAACGTAGCTTTGGGTACACTTTGGGGAGAGACAAGGCCGGATTTTAATCGGGCTGAAGGTGATTTGTACCGTTTTAGTAAGGATGTGGCATTCGAAGCGCTGTATGAACGTGTTGAGCTGAACCCGGCGATTCAGGTTTTTGCTGCAGAGGAACGACTAAAGGAAACCGAATTACGGTTGGCCAAGACCCAGAGTCGTAGCGATGTGAACTGGTCGGTTGGATTGCGGCGGTTTCAGGAAACGGATGACACAGCTGTTGTTGCAGGATTTTCCGTCCCTTTGTTTTCCGGACGTCGAAATAGCGGAGCGATTCGTTCAGCCACAGCCGCTCGTGATGTGATCTCTGTACAGCGAGAGGCTGCTTTGCTGGCGATGCGTGCGCAACTGTATCGCGCTTATAGCAATCGGCAGCAGGCTATTCACACCGTAGACGATTTACGTAAGAACATTGTTCCTGCACTGGAGCAGGCCTTGGAGGGAACGCAGCAGGCTTATGAACGTGGACGTTATAGCTATGTCGATTATGTGTCTGCCAGGCAAGAGTTGTTAAGTGCGCGTCGAACCTTGATTGATGCCGCCGCCGCCGCTTTGCGTTATGGCGCGGACATTGAACAACTTACCGCAGAACCGCTGACGGTAGAGCAATATTCTTTCACCAATTTCCAGGAAGCTAAATAA
- a CDS encoding helix-turn-helix domain-containing protein, whose amino-acid sequence MNNTTAAITDRELTTKEAASLLGLSPSTLRKWRCTGERPELPWCKRFRKVFYLESEVILFREKNTTSNCDETYV is encoded by the coding sequence ATGAACAACACCACAGCGGCTATTACTGACCGTGAACTCACCACCAAAGAGGCAGCTTCCCTACTCGGCCTGTCGCCCAGCACACTGAGAAAATGGCGCTGTACTGGAGAGCGCCCGGAATTACCCTGGTGTAAGCGGTTTCGCAAGGTTTTCTATCTGGAATCCGAGGTCATTCTTTTCAGGGAAAAAAATACTACATCCAATTGCGATGAAACCTACGTCTAG
- a CDS encoding DUF1249 domain-containing protein, with the protein MRKTIYETNYDRLIKLGVITNERAVPNQCRRSQVAGLMDWVVERLPHLDGVSGNDEGIAVSLAHYFEQNGDLCKDPEMIVLIYPSQRMAEAFTFEMSIPPIYQQVFPEPGKFHPQQRKELNSFLRQWLNNLIAQQHSLSE; encoded by the coding sequence ATGAGAAAGACCATTTATGAAACTAACTATGACCGGCTGATTAAACTGGGTGTTATTACTAATGAGAGGGCTGTACCCAATCAATGTCGCCGCAGTCAGGTGGCGGGGTTAATGGATTGGGTGGTGGAGCGTTTACCCCATCTGGACGGTGTTTCAGGCAATGATGAGGGTATTGCGGTGTCACTGGCGCATTACTTTGAGCAGAACGGCGATCTATGCAAAGATCCGGAGATGATTGTACTTATCTACCCATCTCAACGAATGGCAGAAGCCTTTACCTTTGAAATGTCGATACCGCCTATCTATCAGCAAGTCTTTCCAGAGCCTGGCAAGTTCCACCCTCAACAGCGTAAAGAGCTTAATTCGTTTCTTCGGCAATGGCTGAATAACCTGATTGCACAGCAGCATTCCCTATCAGAATAA
- a CDS encoding tyrosine-type recombinase/integrase: MLTDTKLRNLKPRDKMYKVVDRDGLYVAVSKTGTVSFRYNYSLNGRQETLTFGRYGVGGISLAEARERLNESKKMIASGKSPAREKARDRARVKGAETFGAWADKWLRGYQMADSTRDMRKSVYHRELKKVFGNQKLVEITHEDLRSLTDAIVERGAPATAVHAREVVLNVYRWAIERGQNVENPAEMVRPTTIAKFVPRERALTPFEIDLMYKYMNRIGTSPQYRAAIKLLLLTLVRKSELSNATWDEINFSEALWTIPKERMKRRKPHLVFLSQQAMDIFIALKTFAAGSKYVLPSRYDSDTPMSNATLNRVLTYTYKAAQKDGKSLAKFGPHDLRRTASTLLHEAGYNTDWIEKSLAHEQKGVRAIYNKAEYREQRTEMLQDWANMIDEWTSENREVEAYQA, encoded by the coding sequence ATGTTGACTGATACCAAGCTTCGAAACCTGAAACCCAGAGACAAAATGTACAAAGTTGTTGACCGCGATGGGCTTTACGTCGCTGTATCCAAGACTGGTACAGTCTCATTCAGATACAACTACTCATTAAATGGTCGCCAAGAAACGCTGACTTTTGGGCGCTATGGCGTGGGTGGTATTAGCTTGGCAGAGGCTAGAGAGCGTCTTAACGAATCAAAGAAAATGATTGCTTCTGGTAAGTCTCCTGCGAGAGAAAAGGCACGCGATAGGGCGCGGGTGAAAGGTGCCGAAACATTTGGTGCTTGGGCAGATAAATGGCTGCGTGGGTATCAGATGGCGGATTCAACCCGCGATATGCGCAAGTCTGTCTATCACCGAGAATTGAAGAAGGTTTTTGGAAATCAGAAGTTGGTTGAGATTACCCATGAAGATCTACGCTCTTTGACTGACGCAATAGTTGAGCGGGGTGCTCCAGCAACCGCTGTTCATGCGCGCGAAGTCGTTTTAAACGTCTATCGTTGGGCGATTGAGCGAGGACAGAATGTAGAGAATCCGGCTGAAATGGTACGTCCAACCACTATAGCTAAATTTGTACCGCGTGAAAGAGCATTAACACCGTTTGAAATTGATCTGATGTACAAGTACATGAATCGAATAGGGACATCACCTCAATACCGCGCGGCGATTAAACTATTGTTGCTCACTCTAGTGAGAAAGTCAGAGTTATCCAATGCAACCTGGGATGAAATTAATTTTAGCGAAGCGCTTTGGACTATTCCGAAAGAACGCATGAAAAGACGTAAGCCTCATTTAGTTTTTTTATCTCAACAAGCAATGGATATCTTTATTGCATTGAAAACATTTGCTGCTGGTTCAAAGTATGTGCTTCCCTCGCGGTATGATTCGGATACACCTATGAGCAATGCCACGCTAAATAGGGTGCTCACATATACTTACAAAGCTGCTCAGAAAGATGGAAAGTCGCTTGCTAAATTCGGTCCTCATGATTTGCGCAGGACAGCCAGTACGCTGCTGCATGAGGCTGGTTACAACACGGATTGGATAGAGAAAAGTCTTGCCCATGAACAGAAGGGAGTTAGGGCAATTTACAATAAAGCGGAATACCGAGAACAGCGAACAGAAATGTTACAGGACTGGGCGAATATGATTGATGAATGGACTAGCGAGAACCGAGAAGTAGAGGCATACCAGGCCTGA